One Pararhizobium sp. IMCC3301 DNA segment encodes these proteins:
- a CDS encoding HWE histidine kinase domain-containing protein encodes MDISNTEIRADNERLKRELAEAIAARAADARTAGAAKRHSNFLEAMLETMPIGVVIAQSPTGRILMGNERAVEMVRHPILESNDVDSYGEWISHHEDGTRVESHEYPLSQIIRDGKDYSALDVHYQRGDGSTFWMRIVGRPVLDDEGKRIGAAVALLDIDNERHLLSQQEILIGELNHRVKNAFTVVKSIVSQSLRGSEATSDVRDTIDARLEAYATAHSQLIGSRWDQALVADIAHDTIGRIAEGRISMEGPAVQLPSKNALALSMAFYELATNAVKHGSLSVPEGTVILTWKEVKGDKESLVVDWKELGGPPPVKVQSKGFGSKIIDRVLVAETSGSVLMEFPETGFTWRLEVPLMQES; translated from the coding sequence GTGGACATTTCAAACACGGAAATCCGTGCAGATAACGAACGCCTGAAGCGTGAACTCGCGGAAGCCATTGCAGCAAGAGCAGCAGATGCCCGGACTGCAGGAGCGGCAAAGCGGCACTCCAACTTTCTCGAAGCGATGCTGGAAACCATGCCTATCGGAGTGGTGATTGCACAATCTCCGACAGGCCGCATCCTCATGGGCAATGAACGTGCAGTGGAAATGGTGCGTCATCCGATTCTGGAATCTAACGACGTTGATTCCTATGGTGAATGGATTTCTCATCATGAAGACGGCACGCGGGTTGAGAGCCATGAATATCCGCTCTCGCAGATTATCCGCGACGGCAAGGACTATTCCGCGCTCGACGTTCATTATCAACGCGGAGATGGCAGCACATTCTGGATGCGCATTGTCGGCAGACCTGTATTGGACGACGAGGGCAAAAGGATCGGGGCAGCGGTTGCTCTGCTGGACATCGATAATGAACGCCATCTTTTGAGCCAGCAGGAAATTCTGATCGGGGAGCTCAACCACCGGGTGAAGAACGCTTTCACCGTGGTGAAATCCATCGTCAGCCAATCCCTGCGTGGTTCCGAAGCAACGTCCGATGTCAGAGATACCATCGACGCCCGGCTTGAGGCTTACGCCACAGCTCATTCCCAATTGATCGGCAGCAGATGGGATCAGGCACTGGTGGCAGATATCGCTCATGATACAATCGGGCGAATCGCCGAGGGCAGAATTTCGATGGAGGGTCCTGCAGTGCAATTGCCGTCCAAGAACGCATTGGCGTTGTCGATGGCGTTTTATGAACTGGCTACAAATGCGGTGAAGCATGGCAGCCTGTCTGTACCGGAGGGCACGGTGATTTTGACCTGGAAAGAAGTGAAAGGCGACAAAGAGTCGCTGGTGGTAGATTGGAAGGAACTAGGTGGGCCCCCGCCCGTTAAAGTACAGAGTAAGGGTTTTGGATCGAAAATTATCGACCGCGTATTGGTAGCTGAAACGTCGGGCAGCGTTTTGATGGAATTTCCGGAGACCGGTTTCACATGGCGCCTAGAGGTGCCGTTAATGCAAGAGAGTTGA
- a CDS encoding response regulator codes for MPNQPKRIFIVEDETIIAFEMADALEDLGFEVVGPSTHLEHALTLAEVGDFDVACLDVNLGRGKTSAPIAKILSDRNIPYVYITAYEPDQIDFVGTDDRVMRKPVSRDELRKMLLKLGK; via the coding sequence ATGCCAAATCAACCAAAAAGAATTTTCATCGTAGAGGATGAGACCATCATCGCATTTGAGATGGCGGATGCACTGGAGGACCTGGGATTCGAAGTTGTCGGCCCCTCAACGCATCTGGAACACGCACTGACTTTAGCAGAGGTCGGGGACTTTGACGTTGCCTGCCTGGACGTCAATCTGGGGCGCGGAAAGACCTCTGCGCCGATCGCGAAGATTCTGAGTGATCGAAACATTCCCTATGTCTATATCACGGCCTATGAGCCGGATCAGATTGACTTTGTGGGAACTGATGATCGCGTGATGCGCAAACCGGTCTCCAGAGACGAGTTACGCAAGATGCTGCTGAAGCTGGGCAAATAA